A stretch of Nonomuraea africana DNA encodes these proteins:
- a CDS encoding ATP-binding cassette domain-containing protein → MNALLTVEDLRVSFPGRGWGVRRVEVLRGVSLNIRPGETLGLVGESGSGKTTIGRAILGLVPVQSGAITFAGERLDRVKPRRRRELGRDLQVIFQDPYTSLNPSRTIGDTLSEPLLGQGHTAREARQRVGRLLDRVKLPADAAKRLPREFSGGQRQRVAIARALAIDPKLIVCDEPVSALDLTTQKTVLDLLLEIQEQTGVAYLFVSHDLAVVRFVSHRVAVVHRGEIVESGAAADVTGAPRHPYTRALLLAAPVADVAEQRARRQAFELEYGGANSSAER, encoded by the coding sequence GTGAACGCCCTGCTCACTGTCGAAGACCTGCGGGTCTCCTTTCCCGGAAGGGGGTGGGGCGTCCGGCGCGTCGAGGTCCTGCGCGGTGTGAGCCTGAACATTCGTCCGGGCGAGACCCTCGGGCTGGTCGGTGAGTCGGGGTCGGGCAAGACCACGATCGGCAGGGCGATCCTGGGGCTCGTCCCGGTCCAGTCGGGGGCCATCACCTTCGCGGGGGAGCGCCTCGACCGGGTGAAGCCCAGGCGCAGGCGCGAGCTCGGTCGCGACCTCCAGGTCATCTTCCAGGACCCCTACACCTCGCTGAACCCGTCGAGGACGATCGGCGACACTCTCTCCGAACCGCTCCTCGGCCAGGGCCACACCGCGCGCGAGGCGCGTCAGCGGGTCGGCCGGCTGCTCGACCGGGTGAAGCTGCCCGCCGACGCCGCCAAGCGGCTGCCAAGGGAGTTCTCCGGCGGCCAGCGCCAGCGCGTGGCGATCGCCCGCGCCCTGGCGATCGACCCCAAGCTCATCGTGTGCGACGAACCGGTCTCGGCGCTCGACCTCACCACCCAGAAGACCGTCCTGGACCTCCTGCTGGAGATCCAGGAGCAGACGGGGGTCGCCTACCTGTTCGTCTCCCACGACCTGGCCGTGGTGCGCTTCGTGAGCCACCGCGTCGCGGTCGTCCACCGCGGCGAGATCGTGGAGAGCGGCGCGGCGGCCGACGTGACGGGCGCGCCGCGCCACCCCTACACGCGAGCGCTGCTGCTGGCCGCGCCGGTGGCCGACGTCGCCGAGCAGCGCGCCCGCCGTCAGGCGTTCGAGCTGGAGTACGGCGGCGCGAACAGCTCCGCCGAGCGGTAG